ttttaatattgatatcatctttggttgagtttgtgacaatttttagtttgtttctattttagttttagaatttaagtctatatcttatccttcgcaagtctgagaatcgaaccacttttaccactatctacaaattacATCAGTTACCTCAACACCCAAATCTGATAACTGTGGTACTTTGAATGCTCTCTGCAACCAATAAGTTCAAATGGTTAATTAGAATTTCGGAAACACTCAATGAATACATCAACTAAAACAACAACGGCATAAATCAAAATTTTCTGGagtacacaaaaaaaaatcaaagaagatCATTACTGAATAAATAACAAAACCCACACAAAAACACCTAATCTTTTTACAGGGAAGTGACTTGATGAAGAGATTGGTTTATCAAATCAGGAAAAATTATATGAaaccataaaccctaatttcacatacaaaaaatataataaattggGGGATTTATAATTAAAATCATACCCTTTAAAAAATCAAAAGCAGTCTTCATTTTGAATCGATATTCATGCGTCTCACTTCATCTTGTTCTTCGAGAAACCAAAAATTTAAAACCTAGGCTTTTTTCAAGTTGCAGGAGAACATTTGTATATGGTTTTTTCAAGCTGCAGAGAATAAAGAGAGTTCTTTGATCACAAATCACAATTTTTCTTACTATCGCCTCTTTTAGAATTTAAGTTTTGGTTTTCCATTAATTTTTACGGAGAACAACATGAACGAAATGGAGAAATTGGAAACTAAATTCgaaggagagaaaagaaaaaaaaaaagaaatgtgaAATCGCACAATTGAGTGCAGTGAGGTTTGACCCTGGATTCTGTAGTTGCTATTTTACAGATATAGCCTTCCTAACTTCTACGTGCCAGTATACTTATTCGAGGGATAATTTGGATATTTCCATGGTGTGACACCAAAACACCCAAAAatatctcttttctttatattagtataagatAATACAGTAGAAGAATAAATATTGATTTGCATTGCATTATAAAACAAAACTGGAAGAATAAATGACGTGCCACTGAATATTCAAGGCGCTGCGAGTGGTATGAATTAACTACCTTTTCCACATCTTCTTCCAAAGGCTCGAATGCTTGATCAGTTCGAGTTAGTACTTGCTTGCGAATTAAATTTGACGCCAGTTGCGAGCAAAAGAAGTGCTGATCCACGAATTTCACCAACATATCCACTAAGCACAGTTGAATAATTCCCTTTCCATCGTTGCGTCCTCACGTCCCATTGAAATACATTCAGTTCAGACACATTAAAAGATTCCCTCTACAATTCAAGTTAATAATAGATTAAGTATATGAACTGAGTCAATCGAAATGTAATCGGCAATTTTCAGTATATAAATGAGTTTAAATGCCTCTCTTTTCATCAGAAGTTCTGCAAACAACAACTTGTTAGATATTTTTAGTTTCTTCCTTGCCTCCATTGTTCATCATGGCACGACTCTCGGTCTCTCTAGCTTATGCTTTAGCCTTCGTTTTTGTAATCAATGTTGCATTGGCTGAGTACGAGCCATATACTTCCAATTACAAAGAAACTTCCTACGAGAAACCAATTGCAAATGCCAATGTATATCATCCTAAACCAGCTTACGTCACTCCCCCATATGTAGCTCCAAAAGTCTACCCATCACCAGCTTACGTTGTTCCAAAAGTTTATCCATCACCAGCTTATGTAGCTCCCAAATATGTTGCTCCCAAAGTCTACCCATCACCGGCTTACGTTGCTCCCAAAGTCTACCCATCACCGGCTTACGTTGCTCCAAAATATGTTGCTCCCAAAGTTTATCCATCACCAGCTTACGTCTCTCCCAAATACGTTGCTCCCAAAGTTTACCCATCACCAGCTTACGTCGCTCCCAAAGTTTACCCATCACCAGCTTACGTTGTTCCCAAAGTGTACCCATCTCCAGCTTATGTAGCTCCTAAATATGTatacccaccaccaccaccaccttatgtCGCTCCAAAATATGTTGCTCCCAAAGTTTATCCAGCACCAGCTTACGTCTCTCCCAAATACGTCGCTCCCAAAGTTTACCCATCACCAGCTTATGTCACTCCCAAAGTGTACCCATCTCCATCTTACATAGCTCCCAAATATGCGTActcattaccatcaccaccagtgTACGTACCTCCTAAATATGTatacccatcaccaccaccacccgtTTACGTCGCTCCCAAAGTTTATCCATCACCAGCTTACGTCGCTCCCAAAGTTTATCCATCACCAGCTTACGTCGCTCCCAAATATGTGTACTCATCACCGCCGCCACCAGTTTATGTTGCTCCCAAAGATGTCGCTCCAAAAGTATACCCATCATCAGCTTATGTCGCTCACAAAGTATACCCATCACCAGCTTACGTAGCTCCCAAATATGTgtacccatcaccaccaccaccggccTACGTTGCTCCCAAATATGTTGCTCCCACGGTTTACCCATCACCCGCTTACATTACTCCTAAAGTATACCCATCACCGGCTTACATCATTCCTAAAGTCTACCCATCACCGGCTTATATAGCTCCCAAATATGTttatccatcaccaccaccacctgttTACGTAGCTCCAAAATACGTATACCCAGAACTACCACCAACTACTTACGTCGCACCCAAATATGTCtatccatctccaccaccaccagcatacTACTACAAGTCTCCCAAACCATCAAAATATACTCCATCAGCACATTACCATAGACCCCTACCAGCACCTGCAGCTAAACCCCGTTACCCCAAGTACAACTACTAATCTCCACCACCGCAGCATTTTACCAAATACCTCCATTGTCACCTCCTTCACGTGCCCAGCCAGCAGATGTTCTCAAGGACGCAAATGCACCTACTGGTCTCCACCAACAATTACCTTTTCTAACTAGCAGCTCATTCTGTTACATCTTGTGTAACATGCATTTACCACTTTCCCCATTCACCGTTTGTTTTTAAAGTTTTGTTGCAGTTTTTATGTTTTACGGGAGTCACATTTCCAACTTCTAAAGTGAAGGTTGATTGGTTGTAGATCAACAGTCAGGGGATTAATTCCTTTTGATTTGTATTTGCTCTATGTACTAGAAATCCAACGTATATGTGTCATGACTCATGAGATTGGTTCATATATACGAGTGAATGATTTCTTGGGCGTAATAAATTTGTTATCACATTTTTCATTTCATCTATATATCTCTGCTTAATTCTTACAAGTTCTTTTTATCACCTCTGTTTTCTTGTATCATAGAATTTCCTTTCTTGGGATTTACTTTGACTCTCAAGTCTCAGCTGAGCCACCTGAAATTACTAAACCAGCGAAACCTATAGTTGAACTTGCAAGTATTTCTATAAGCAAGCCAACGGATCTGGATTCTTCAATGTTAGTCCAAGGCTATATAGTTCAGCCCATAATGTCATTTAAAATTTAGGAAACCAGATTTTTTCCGAGATATATGGAGAAAAGGAAAAGATGCAAAACTATAAATACACACTGTCTGTTTCCATTGCTGTATCAAATTCTACTTCTTTCTTCTCTCTACTCTACATACATTCCAATTCTACCACGAACCCTGTTTCTCATCAAACCTTCAGATAAATTTTGCCGCACTTGATCATCACGTCTTCGTTTGATAATGGAAAGAGAGTTTGTTGACAGAGCTTTTCAGGAATGTGGTAATGATTTGGATACGTTAATCAACAGGATAACACAACTAGACATCGGATCATCACAATCCGTTGTTCCCCagctaccatcatcatcatctcaaCAAGTAGCTATTTCATCTTCTCAAGATTCTATGCACCCTCCTCATCCAAGAACCGGCTCAGAATGGGTTGAACTATTTGTGCGTGAGATAACGACCGCTTCTTGCATGAATGAAGCTAAAGAACGTACCTCCAGGTTGCTGGAGGTTCTTGAAAAATCCATGAACGGGAGCGAGGCAGTAAAGATTCTTGAGAAAgagaatttgaagttgaaataTGACTTGGAGAAAGCGACTGGTACTAATATTATCTTGAAGAGGGTCGTGCTTACATTACTTGAACAACGCGGTGGCGTGAACAAAGAGTTGGAGAAATTGAGACAACTTGTGGCTCAGCAGGAGCAGAAGTCGAACGAGCTCGAGAAGAATAACTACGTGCTTAAGATGCATCTTAACCAGGCAATGATGGCGGCACAAAGCAAAAACATCCCAAGTAACTACCGCCCTGATTTGTATTAAACCCTAGCTAGGTCCGGAATGTAAATTTAATAAGAAATTCAACTGTTTTTCTTAATAGAACaaatttgattgtttttcatatctgaTCAAAGCACAACTCCTGCTGCAGACTgcagcctagttagtaagttcgcgcgAATTtatccgtatcacgaattttaccgtcttattcgcgtacgtttgcaactccgaacccaaatcgtgtattatgtggcattcccggattattcgcgaatcgttcacgaattttacgtatcccgaatgatacgtccgcttaattcgccataaattctttagcttttacttttcaaagactccattttttgggctttactgcctcccgaacatacacgaccgaatattagacgtgttgtaatttttatgaaacaaaaacgactgaagagatttgaaggtgaaggtgagagagatctcaaactcactaaccaagcatctaaaccaccatacgacgtcctcttggataactaatgttgtatatattattaatattatcatattgagtttattttttccttaaataactcacacatatgcataaaaattggtatatgaccttataaatacaaattatttgttatatatagataccgaattttcagagccgaactcacatttataaatcgaattataccgtacgtatgtcgttccgaattaatgacgaatcacgtcccgttgaccgaattttggaccgaatctggattttacaaaaccgtataatactcgtacgtttgtcgttccgtacgtttgccgaatcccgaattgctaactagggactGCAGTAGTAgtaaaagaacgattttttggggaccatggtttttttgggaaccatggtcctattaggccacctaccctatAATTATAAAGGGtatcctaaagcattgaaatgactaatctacccttaatctaatttaatttacaACCAAACCAataaccacatatatatatatataaccaccaccacctcccaccatcgccgattaccaccaccacctcctccgattatcaccaccaccaaccaccgattaccaccaccaccaccgcccaccaccgccgattaccaccaccaccacctccgattatcaccaccacaaaCCACTGATTACCgtaccacctccgattaccaccaccaccaccactatatatatatagcttaatttaaaacattaacaaagatattctcacaaacccattacttgtcattcgtttttggttgaataaatgagaagttgaaaatggaagttgcagagaggtttaatggagggttttttacagagaaaagttcggttatcaagaattaattttttcttaaccgaactcagagtccGATTGAtatgcaaaaaaatacttttaaccaaactccttgtattagaacaacacaagtccataagttcggttccttcgcaaaataaggatatcaccgaactttagtttacgaaaataatgagaagtccacaagttcggtttgttcgcaaaaatattaagttttctttataaccgaactctacctttgaaacttcgtaaccgaagtctacctaattcgccaagaaataaatttcgtagtaaccgaacgtttgcctaattgcatatacgcatatataagcccagttcggttgattcgcaaaatgcgttgaagtttgcgaaccaaccgaacttctaacaccaggttacttttaacctgcagttcggttgggaatttggttgcgttgaagtttgcgaactaacagaacacacaagatgtacccaaataaattgttaagttcaaagttcggttacctaccattttatcctaggtaaccgaacattacactttacgaccaaaacctccatcaacgagcgagttcggtaacctgcgtgtttggaaaacgtaaccgaactacactttcagttgtgttcggttacatgttcttgacatatggtaactgacctggcccaaatctacataaaaattttcattttttttgaaagtttgaagcaattcaaccaacattatctaagtttgaagcctacctgggtacccaaatacccttcctccggttgtggttggtaaaatccatcgtttttcatgttttccttcttcatcttctctaactttactctctcaataattctacttctttaaacaaAAAATCatctgatattttaatctcactaattatctttaacttaatcatctcactaatcattacactaactattattaacactaactaatcatcacccaaaattaatcaggagggtaatttaggtattaatataaatatctagataagaggtgacctagatttacttctaatgtctttacccaaaataaaaccatggtccccaaaatatCTTTCTAGTAAAATATTCTATTCATCTCTGTAAAAGCCCAAGTTTCTGTACACACAGGATCCAATTCCTGTAAAAAGTTAAGCCCCAAAAAGCCAAAATTCCTAAAACAAATAGAGAGAAATACTTCTGAAAAGATAACTGAGCCTTTTATGATGAGTAGGGTTTTAACAGGAAAAGGATTTTAGATGTGTTTTCAAGGCATTACCGAAGGAACTTTCactgttcaattttttttttcccggCAATAGATTGTTTGTACTCTAACAAAACATGGATGAGTAACTGAAATTGATCCTAAAAAGAAGTATGTGCAAAATGATTTCAAAAGGACTCCAAACTTCTTACCTAATATGGAATACTTGAGATATTGCATCAGTAAGAAGGATTGCCGCTTCTTTTGTCTGGCCTGTTTTCCAGACCCTAAAATCAGATCCAAACCAACCCCTGCTTTTCCACCCTTTGAGCAAACTCATTGAGAACGGTCCTTGAACTTTATCAGCTTGGTCTATATAATACCATATCGAACTTTCAGGGTTATCAAGTATTAGGTTTCCACAAGCATCGCCGTCGTCGTCGTCATCATCTAAATCAATCACCACAATATTTCCTTTCTTATCCtgatttttgttgtttgtttcatTGTTACACTGCTTGTCATCCTCTATTGACGCTTGTTGTTTCGCATTGCCACCGGAATGAAGTTGATTCTTCTCTTCCTTAACAACGAAGATTTCCTCATCAGAAACATATGCTGCAGCTATCATcacaaacaaagaagaagaaaagaaaccatTAGTTAAATCCTGTCAATAACTCCAAGCAGACATAATCCTGTCAATATCTCCAAGCAGACATAGGCGTCAAAAAGCAAATAAGAAAATGAATCAATCCAAGTCTTGTGTTTCAAAATAGAGCGTCATTTTCGAGATCCTTTCTGATTCATTTCCAGGAGACGTTCACTTCTAACTTGTCATCTGGTAGAATCTAACATAGAATCTCTCATTCAAATGGAAATCAATGTGGATGATTTAAATAAAGGTTTACAAATAAGTCGGCTACGCAATAAATTCACTAACCTTCTACGTTCTCAGAGGATCCGCCATTAACAATTTCCCGGTTTCTATCTCTATTCCCCGTGTTTAGTTGAGCCACAGCATAGGCAGCACTGCTACTTATGCCATCTCGACCTAAAAGATGAGAATGgcatataaatataaataaagaTATACACGAAAATACTATAGAAGCCCATGTTGCAACTGATATTGACCTTCCTGCTCAAAAGAAATCGACAGTTGACCAAAGTTTGCACACAAGTTGAATGTCAAATGTAGTTAGATCAAATTCATTACCTTGTAAATTATTAGACACTCCAGCAGCAACATTTCCCCCATTTGGAACTTCATTCGTAATTAGATCTGATTGAGCAACTGCATAAGCAACACCATTGCTTTTGCAATTGGGACCTGGATCAAGAAAAGAACGACAAAATAGTAAGCAAGAGTAAGTGTGAAAATACTGATGGTACAATATTTCTAGTAATGGAGTTGTCTGACTTGCAAAATTACAGTCTCCATGTTGAAGACATTAATGGTAATAAAACAGGAAGACGGCCTTTCAATCTATAATAAATTTCTCAATAGCAGCTTCCACATCAAGAAAGAAATTTAATCATAGCAGAAACTTGCCCTAGATGCACATCTGTAGCTGACTTTAGCTCTGATATGTTTTGTGTTCAATATAAAACAAAGCTAAGTTTCCAACATAAGCATTTATGTGCATATCAACAAGTATTCAAGATCTCATCACTAGAGAAAGTGCTGATGTAGCATTAACAAAATCGTGTGGTGgtgattttaaaaaaaaagtacGGTTACAAAACTCTACTTCACTAGTCTGGCATGTATAGGTGACTATATGTAAAGAATGTCCATATGTATTGTCTGTGAATTCCCAAGGTTTACTCATTAAGAAAAATGAGATGGAAGAATCACTTCTTTGTAGGACCGAACAGGATAATACCTTTATTAAATTAAGTAATAGAGACAAACATCCAGACCTtctaaaactacaagaaaataaaatgacaaaTAGCTAAGCAATCATATACCTGCATGCAAACTTTCTCCATCTTTGGGACTAGATGAGGTTTCTTTTTTGGACTCGTCTTCAGGAGATCTTGAATCCCTATAAGTGATTGATCTAGGTGAATATTTGGTTTTAAAGTTTTCATCTCCAGGCAACTCAGCAGGAGGCTCGGCCTCAATTTCGTCAGCAATTACTAGTGGAACTTCTTGTATCAATTTCTCCTTTTCAGATGATGACTCAAGTAACACCCTCCTCTCAAGGTACTCAAAACGCGTAGGATCCCCAGCAAGTCAAGGGTAACGTTACAAGAATACTTGAAAAGAAAAtcacaaaaattataaaatgCTGCCCAGCTAAAAAGATGACAGTCAGCGAGGAAAATACTAATGGGTGAGAGATGAGGGATCTCTCTCATGAATAGACATGAATAGGTATATAAGCTATAATGGTGGAAGAACCTTATTAAGTGCCCTGAAAAAGGAGGGAAGGGGAGTAAGAGCACAATTGTAGTCATGCTGTGGTAAGCTTTTACAATTTCATGTATTATTAAAGAAAGACTGTCATGAAGGATATTCTCTTTGCCATCCCTTCTCACTTGCTCGGTCAATCAGATTTTGTAACAGGGCAAGCTCTCTTTCAATCCACTGAAAACAATTTGTAAATTAAGATAGGCAACAACCAGAATAGCATAAGCAATACAAAATAAAAGTTTCAAGAAAATGTTAAAATCTACAATGCGCGGCTATATATGAGAAATTTAAAAGTGGATACTGCCACAAACGGATTTTATTCATCAACAGTTAAAGACCTCTTACAAAACCTTTTTGAATTTAAAATGATACTCCTGTCCAGCAGGTTTTTCTTTTGCGTTTTTTATTTGGATTCTGCCGTTCATTTTAGGAATCCTCTAGTATACTACTGTCATATCATATAATCAAGAAAAAGGAAACCTCACACAATTGAGTCCTGAAACCAAAATGGAGAAAGTTACCACCATacttcaaaatttttaccaagGTTCAAGAAGCTTACATGACATGTGATATCCTGGTGCAGAACTCTGGCCTTCCCTTCAACATACAACTGCCGAAAGGCAAATAGGGAGAAAACTGTAAGTATCTGATCAACAGACATTTAACAGAATACATGAAAACGAAAAGTTTTGTGATATCCCAAGTCAGTTAGCAGTTTCACGACGAGCACTATTTTTATACCACAGAATTATATGGCTCATGTATTACATAATAGCAATCCGATGAAAATAGTTGGGATATAATCTAGCCAAGGACGAGAATTTTCTAAGGTAATCAA
This is a stretch of genomic DNA from Papaver somniferum cultivar HN1 chromosome 1, ASM357369v1, whole genome shotgun sequence. It encodes these proteins:
- the LOC113346145 gene encoding extensin-2-like, giving the protein MARLSVSLAYALAFVFVINVALAEYEPYTSNYKETSYEKPIANANVYHPKPAYVTPPYVAPKVYPSPAYVVPKVYPSPAYVAPKYVAPKVYPSPAYVAPKVYPSPAYVAPKYVAPKVYPSPAYVSPKYVAPKVYPSPAYVAPKVYPSPAYVVPKVYPSPAYVAPKYVYPPPPPPYVAPKYVAPKVYPAPAYVSPKYVAPKVYPSPAYVTPKVYPSPSYIAPKYAYSLPSPPVYVPPKYVYPSPPPPVYVAPKVYPSPAYVAPKVYPSPAYVAPKYVYSSPPPPVYVAPKDVAPKVYPSSAYVAHKVYPSPAYVAPKYVYPSPPPPAYVAPKYVAPTVYPSPAYITPKVYPSPAYIIPKVYPSPAYIAPKYVYPSPPPPVYVAPKYVYPELPPTTYVAPKYVYPSPPPPAYYYKSPKPSKYTPSAHYHRPLPAPAAKPRYPKYNY
- the LOC113346232 gene encoding uncharacterized protein LOC113346232, with protein sequence MEREFVDRAFQECGNDLDTLINRITQLDIGSSQSVVPQLPSSSSQQVAISSSQDSMHPPHPRTGSEWVELFVREITTASCMNEAKERTSRLLEVLEKSMNGSEAVKILEKENLKLKYDLEKATGTNIILKRVVLTLLEQRGGVNKELEKLRQLVAQQEQKSNELEKNNYVLKMHLNQAMMAAQSKNIPSNYRPDLY
- the LOC113292416 gene encoding uncharacterized protein At5g08430-like isoform X2 — translated: MGDLPSPSMDLCNGVPHPALTSMKRTIRNNREFIGWGSASLIEFLISIGKDPSQARDIYDLNSIISEYITRNNLIGREKKKRVTCDERLYSLLGKRIVHKNKIHDLLEPHLLASQDSSSEDELSDNSEESEGASNSRKRKRRRGLDKTNGTMGIKVAPRSCFASVVTQNIKLVYLKRSLVQKLSEDLDTFDDKVVGSFVRVKSDPNDYLQKISHQLLQVTGIQKDSEAGDSCTGIILQLSNMSDGVQIRMLSDDDFTEEECEDLRQRVKDGQMKRLTTLYVEGKARVLHQDITCHWIERELALLQNLIDRASEKGWQRERFEYLERRVLLESSSEKEKLIQEVPLVIADEIEAEPPAELPGDENFKTKYSPRSITYRDSRSPEDESKKETSSSPKDGESLHAGPNCKSNGVAYAVAQSDLITNEVPNGGNVAAGVSNNLQGRDGISSSAAYAVAQLNTGNRDRNREIVNGGSSENVEAYVSDEEIFVVKEEKNQLHSGGNAKQQASIEDDKQCNNETNNKNQDKKGNIVVIDLDDDDDDGDACGNLILDNPESSIWYYIDQADKVQGPFSMSLLKGWKSRGWFGSDFRVWKTGQTKEAAILLTDAISQVFHIR
- the LOC113292416 gene encoding uncharacterized protein At5g08430-like isoform X1, which produces MGDLPSPSMDLCNGVPHPALTSMKRTIRNNREFIGWGSASLIEFLISIGKDPSQARDIYDLNSIISEYITRNNLIGREKKKRVTCDERLYSLLGKRIVHKNKIHDLLEPHLLASQDSSSEDELSDNSEESEGASNSRKRKRRRGLDKTNGTMGIKVAPRSCFASVVTQNIKLVYLKRSLVQKLSEDLDTFDDKVVGSFVRVKSDPNDYLQKISHQLLQVTGIQKDSEAGDSCTGIILQLSNMSDGVQIRMLSDDDFTEEECEDLRQRVKDGQMKRLTTLYVEGKARVLHQDITCHWIERELALLQNLIDRASEKGWQRERFEYLERRVLLESSSEKEKLIQEVPLVIADEIEAEPPAELPGDENFKTKYSPRSITYRDSRSPEDESKKETSSSPKDGESLHAGPNCKSNGVAYAVAQSDLITNEVPNGGNVAAGVSNNLQGRDGISSSAAYAVAQLNTGNRDRNREIVNGGSSENVEAAAYVSDEEIFVVKEEKNQLHSGGNAKQQASIEDDKQCNNETNNKNQDKKGNIVVIDLDDDDDDGDACGNLILDNPESSIWYYIDQADKVQGPFSMSLLKGWKSRGWFGSDFRVWKTGQTKEAAILLTDAISQVFHIR